Within Cololabis saira isolate AMF1-May2022 chromosome 14, fColSai1.1, whole genome shotgun sequence, the genomic segment TAACTGATGATAAACAAAATCAGAACaagattttgacattttctgtcCCAGTGCCCTCCTGTCattaagattttctttttacaagaGACTTGCAATAAAATGAGCTCTTTTTAGTGAGGAAATCATGCTGCTCCCCTTCCCTTGCCCCCCTCAGATAGCTTAATCTGGAGTGTTTCGTGTGACATTCCCAGCTGGCACATGTTAAGTGACaggcagaggaggaatgggaggaCCCGGGCTATATTTACTGTTTAAACTCACGCTACCCAACTACCACTCTGCCAGGACATATAGACCCCTGCCTCCTACACAACATTTTCAAGAGAGATTACATTTCTGGTCTGAAgccaaaagttaaaaaaaaaagcaacattgTTTCATGAAGTAGCTTCCTGCATTTTAAAAGGACTTCACCTTCCTGGCTAACTGAACAACATCCCATATGATAATaatgcagagaaaagtttttaaaaaaaggaacaaactgCACTTGAAAATAATGAGGAACCATTTTAATTGAATGTCAAAATATCCTAGTTTACCATGCAAATTCAAACATATGTCTAAACATGAATCTATCTAATAACCTATGTATTAGAAGTGCCCTTTTAATGAATTAACATGGGCGGGAGAGGATTTTACTAAGAAGAAAATCTGGCAAAATGTCAACCAAGGCTGAAGTGAGGTCTTTCAAAAATACACAGCATTTCACTACCAGCATAACTGGAATTCCTGAATGTCTTCACACCACAGAGGAGGAAGTTGGGGAGGGGATGACTGACGTGCTCTTTAAAGTTTGCTTACAATGaatgtttcattttgttttcctCTCGCCCTCTTTTTCATCAAAACTCAACCAGACAGGAATCTAGTATTACAGATTCATTTACGGAGGCCGATTGGAAATCTACCCTGCACAATGATGCCAAAACCACAGTTTCAACTGCAGCATTTTGCTTTTAATCTCAAAAGCCAATGGACGGAAataacatttgttttgtttgtttcggtcatttccaaaataataattcaaatacaaaagaaattaaagaaaagaaaacaacaaataaacatgaagttAAGGCTATTTTGGTCTAAATGCATTAgaccaaaatatataaacaaaacaagaccaaAAAGGTCTAGACTGAAGCTTAGCTTTTTACCATTTTATAATCAATTTCTGTCAGCTCCTACATATACCGATACAGAGCAGaaaatcaattaaaagaaaaacatttcatatatttttgtatattgaAAACATTAAATATACTGCATAGACCTATTATCTATTTAAGTTCAGGCACTTAAATAAATACTCATACAATATGATCATACTTAATGAGCATCTTGTTCTTCAATATTTGTTTCAATATTTGGTATGTGCTGCacactttaatttctatttcCAAAACATTCCACAGTGTGGATCCCACATTGGGCATAATAGTTTTTATTGAAGCTAATAATACATTGaaacaggggcgtcaattgggtatggcaaggtatggcagccgccacacctgtgcttcaagggttaaatgtaaatgtttgttttttcaaatacatttatggaattactctgtctctttgtattgattattctattacttaatacatatagaataactacaaatgcaaatcagaacatgatcgatttcactagttattatacactgcaaaaattcaccttaacaagaatatttgtcttatttctagttaaaatgtctaatttttagtcaaaaaaaatctcattacatttaagacaagactcaaaaacaaccattttcacctgtttcaagtagattttcacttaaaataagtagaaaaatctgccagtggaacaatattgttttgcttgtaatgagaagataaatcttgtctcactggcagatttttctacttatttcaagtgaaaatgtacttgaaacaggtgaaaatggtcaaataacaagttatttttctggtaatgactcttgttttaagtgtaatgagattttttgactaaaaatgagacattttaactataaataagacaaatattcctggtaagattttgagtttttgcagtgagcgagactgcatttgaaaaagttcaaattttcttgaccacacagataatctacatagacttctgtgatgagtatttgctggacgtgttgattgatactccagttaagttctgtgactcgtaaccttgccataccttagcttccactgaattgacacCACTGCATTGAAAACGTGTTCATCGTTATAGGGGATTATAAAGCATGAGCTGGTAGTTGTAGTGTTCAGTCCAGACTGGCTGAGGAGAGGATGGAGCCTGCTGTAATTCAATTAACTCTGCTCTCCAAGCGCCGCCATATATCACCACTAGTGTCCGATGAAAAAatgcttctttttccttttttttgcccCAGCTTCTCTTAGTCTAGTCTCCTTATACCTATATTGATATCTTTAtcttcatttacattttcttttaaatgccaTTGTACCACATCAATCCACACAAACTAGGAAATGGCATTTGTGAACACGATTTACAGCAATCACAAGCCGTAGTTTCAACATACGTCGATCATTTACTATTAGCACAGTGCAGCGATGTTTACTCGAAGATATGTAATATATTACGTTGTTATATACATTTCAGCTTTAATAAAACGTGATTATCGTTATCAACACGTGGGAAAATAAACCATAAAATCTATCATTTTGGTCTGTGGAGGGAGGGGAGATAACAGGGCGGGCTGTGAACTGATGAGGAAAACCAATTGGTGCTATTTTATGGAATATTACAGTCAATTATTGCTTTTCTAGATGTCTAGATTTAGATGCAACACatacaaatgaaaaaagaaaggggtattttaacgttttgttttttctgaggCGTCGAGCAACTGGAACAAATCGTCCAAAAGCGTTACCTGAAACCACAAGAGCCTCGTTTGGTCCGACGGTGTGGCAGTTTCCCATTTTACCGAGAGAAAAATCCTACCCTCATACAAAAAGATTTAAGTTAGCAGgttcccttttctctttttatcaACTATAGATTATCGTCCAGTGTAGTTTTACAgcgaagaagattttttttctccaaaatggAGAGTGAAGATTGTAGCGGCGGGAAACCAGCCGACGGCAGACGCGTCGTTTCCGCTGTGCCctatcaaaataaaagcctggtaATTCGTCGGATCTTATTTTGTAAGTCACGTTGCTATGTTTACATCGCTGTTTTTCTCACTTGACGTATTTAAACAACTAACCCTTCCCACTAAACTGCCCACCTCCCCAGCGCTGGATTACTAaaccataataataaaataggcGTGGCAGTTCAAATAGCCTCTCTCACGCAAGCACTCACACGCAAGGAAACCTAAGCAAGAAAGAGAGCCCTTGTAATTTCCCAGCAGGGCCCCTATGTTTAGGATAGTCATCACGTGAAATTTGTCATCCACCACTGTTTGTATATAGTTCAAATACTCCTCTGAAATACACTAGGGGCTATTAAACTATTCTATTGTACTTTTTTATTGTATGTATACCGCTATGCTTTGAATACAAAATATTAGATGACTTTGAATAAAGtaatttatctatctatctatctatttagccatccatccatccatccgtctatAAACACACCTTGTACAATTTAACAATAAGcaacagtaaaaataaataaatacattgaaatACATAATATTAACATTGTTATCCCATTTGTTTAATGTATGTGGTCCTGAAGTACATTCTTCTCATCAAATGAGTGCTCTAACAGACTAGTTGACTTCCCACGTGGTTGATGAATAGATGTATGAGTGGTATCATACCAGTACAACAGGATAGGTGTGCCAGGAATGGAAAAGGTCAATCCCAAGTCTAAACTGGCACTAGCAGGATGTGGTAATCCCACACAACAGCCGCTGGCATGATTGGCACAATCCTTACAGctataaacacaaacattttaagGTCAAATCTAATCATTGTATGTCTAGCTTGCTTAACACCATATGTTTAAATTTACTGAACTTGTAACACACTGATCCTGGTTAAGTAGGAAAATGGACTTGTGTATAAAGTTCTTCCTGAAAGAAGTGAACAAGTGAATCTAAGGGAAAATGTACATGTACATACTGTATTTATTCTCATACATAGACGTATTCTACTGGTCTCATTCTAGtcttactgttttgtttttattctctttaatcctttatgtttatttttttatttttatatgttaAGTGAATTTTAACTGGATTTTAACTGCAAATTTTaactggagtcaaattccttgtttgtGTACGCAAAcgtggccaataaagctgattctgattctgaacacGTTGAAACTCGCCCTTTAAGACATCCAAGAAATCAGAAGAGATAAAGTTGAGGAACAAAAGACAAGCTTGTAGTAACACAACCACTAAACTGCTCAGGATCGCAATCATTTCTAACTTTCCACATTCAGTCATTTCCCCAAATCTGAAAATCACATAAACTGACATAAAGTTCTGAATTATTTTAAATCAAATCTCTTTGGCACTGTATTTTATTGACTGAGTTTATCTGACAGCACTTAGAGTACTAtcatgtttgttgttttatttgtctTATCCGAGAAATGTTTTCCCCTTTCATTGCATTCAATGACTCGTCTAAAGCAGTTATAATGATCTTACTGTTGAATTACCATATAATATAGGTTACATAGGTTttagaaaaagttttttttttataccattACAGTCATTTCTCGAGGATAACTCTGTTTTTGAGAAAATACAATCTGGGTTTAGGTCTCGGCACAGCACAGAGTCTGCACTGTAAAAGATGCACAACAATATCAGTCTGTCTGTGGAAGACAAGTGTCCTGTTGTTTTAGTCCTGCTTGATTTGACAGCAGCATTTGACACAGTGGTTATGTTGGTATCCACGGCACTGCATTGAAATGGTTTATGTCAAACTTATCTAGTAGAACCTTCTCTGTCGCACAGTCCCACAAGGATCTGTTCTTGGCCCTATCCTCTTCTCGTTATGTTACCCCTTGGGTCAATTTTAGCCAGGCCTAATCTTTCTTTACAGTTTTATGCTGACGATTCACAGATCTATCTGCCAGTGAAGCCAAATGGTGCACAATGTTCTTTGTCTGGGTGTATTGCTGAAGTTAAGCAGTGGTTGGCCCAGAATTTTCTTCATTTAAACAACAGCAAAACAGAATGTATTGTGTTCGGGGAAACTGTGGCGTTGacttcaaagttcagttcaacCATCAGAAATCTGGCAGTGACCTTTGACAGTCAGCTGAAGTTTGACAAACAAATCAACAATGTGATGAGGACAATTTTTTTCCAGCTGCATCTCCTGGccaaagttaaaatgtttctaTGTCGACATGACCTGGAGACATGCCCTAATTAGCTCACGGTTAAACTATTGCAAAGCACTTTATGTAGGAGTCTCCCAGTCTTCTCTTAATCGCCTTCAACTTGTGCATAATTCTGTTGCGCGTCTTTTAACCAACACTAATAGACGTGTGCACATCACTCCTGTCCTTAACTCCCTTCATTGGCTTCCTGTCCTttatagaattgattttaaactttttacgttcatttttaaagctcttaattGCCTCGCACCCCTTGTATTTATCCAAGCTTTTACCTGTCCGTAATCCCGGTAGAGCGCTGAGGTCAACTAATCAACTTTTGCTGGAAGTCCCAAGGTCAAAATATAAACACTGGGGTGGCCGAGCCTTTTTCCGCTGCCGCTCCCAGACTCTGAAATAATATCCCCACTGTGATGCAGTTTATTTCTGACCTCAGCATTTTTAAATTTAGGCAAAAAACTTACCTATTAAAGATGGCTTTTAGCACCCAGTAGTGTGATGAAACTTATCCCATtagattttgttgtattttattgttttatatagttTTTGAATGTTCTTATTTATCCTCCTTTTCATCTATTACTTGCTGTTAAGCACTTTGGCACACCGAAAAGCTGTtgtaaagtgctatataaataaaacacattacAATACATTACGTAAAGGTACATCTGCTTTGTATCATGAATGGAAATATACTGAAGAATCCGCCATCCACACGGTTTCCTGTTTGAGGTCCCCTTTCCTGTCTGATGTTTCTTTCATTGCACAGTTCCACTGCTAAGACAGTTGTGCAATCAGTCTATCATCATCAAAAGAACATATcaaggattaaaggactgatgtctcagcaggacttagaaAACCTTGTCCATGCTTTTATCTTTAGTAAACTCGACTATTGTAATGCTGTTTTCACGGGTCTCCCTAAAAaatccatcaaacagctgcagttagtccagAACACTGCAGCCCGAGTcttcactaagaccaggagagtggaccatataactccatctttacactggcttcctctctgtcacagaatagatgttaaaatcctgctgttggtttataaatctctgaatagTCTTgggccaaaatacatctctgatctcctggtccattatgaaccaaccacaaccctcaggtcgtcagggtcacATCTACTtcctgtacccagagttagaaccagaCACGGTGAGGCATCATTCaccttttatgctcctcacctgtggaacaaactcccagaatccatcagggctgctgaaactctcagttgctttaagtcgaggttgaaaacctttttatttactgctgcatttcagtaatccaaCACAATGCACTGTaatctttatttcttgcatctcatttgttttattctttttaactgtctgtctttaatgtattttttaaaagattttGTGGCACTCGAGTTCTTTATTGTGAAAGTAGGTGGACAGGAAATGGGTCAAGAGAAAGGGGGAAGACATGCAGCAGTGAGTGACAAGCCAGGACTCGAACCTGCACGAGGGCACCCTCCTCTGTAAACGTCCCACTGTGCTATCCAGAGCCCAGTGCAATTCTAAAAAATGCTTTTATGTGAAGctctttgaattgtcttgtacattGTTGGAACTATTGTAAATAAGTAGTAAGTTACCATGCTTGCTATTAACAGAACGTATGATGATTTGCTTACGCCTGATgcactgataaaacaatgctgtgtttaaGTAATTAAAAGTACTGCACAAGAAGTTTCCGGATATCAGCATAAAGCAGatatctgcagagaagaggaaacgtcttgttgctaaacaaatgaaaacaagaACGAATAAATGCCTGACTCAATACCTGAATCCGCTGAATGCGACCActcctttttcccctccctttagGGGCGCAGTTAGCTATGTAATATAGGGTACACCCAGAGTAAATAAAAgcaaggaagcagcagagacaaatcAGAGTATGTTGGAGATCTTACAAATCTCGACTGCTCTCCTTGCAAGCAAATTCTAATcgtgtttgtgtctttttttgtctcCAGAGAGTTTGATGATACAAATGTTACGTGCCTAAACCTAACATACATGAAGTGTGCTTTACAAACAAACCTGCCTTGATTCACTTTTCATTCTCGTTGCTCTCTTCCATCCTTCATAAAGTTTAGAAAATCACAGGTCTTGTGGATCTGTGATGTTTAGCCGTCAGCTCTGAATGCCTTTCCAAAGGCTTTCCTTCTCTTGGTAAACAGTATTTTCTCTTTAACGCtaaacactgcattttttcagCCTTCATGTGGCCCAGCTCTTCTTACTTTTTAGTATACcgtaaaacaccaaataaagaCCCGGGCCTTTATTTGCTTAAATCGCTCAAATCAACGCGGGTTTATTTGGGACCTGCATTTATTACTTGTGATTCCATTCAACCCCActcttattgtttttattctattaACATTAAAACATACTGCAtgtttgctattattattattaaggttGTTAGTTTTAGTTGGATAGAGAGTTCATAATACGGTTTTTAACTGTGCTGTAAGGTGatactttttttaatgattacTTCTCCATTTGTTAAATAGAGTATAGAGTTGGTGATCCGTGAAAAAAGGTTAAAACTGGTTTCCtttgaaaagatgaaaaaccTTGAGATTTATCACGGCTCTCCCCACTGGTTGCTCAACTGTTtgagacagaaaaataaaaagttctttAACAAGTTTCTTTAAGTAGACAATCTCCAGATTTTTAACCTTTGTGCATTTCATGTGTGTTAAAAACCACTAATGAGTTTTATGGTACCTATTAACTAGGACAATCTTTTACCTCAGTTTGAGGCATGCTGGCCTGTTTCTTCAAGGGTAATCATTAAGGATAATAAAAATCAGAGGTTATATCACCTTACAGTCCTTTAAACTACAGTCATCTTGGAGTTGGAGTACAGTCAACATGGAGTTCGGGTCCCGACAAGCAGCAGCGATGGCACAGGAACCCGGCATGGATCAGCAGCTCAAGAGACCAACATGGAGCAAGCAGATAGAGTTCACTCTGGCCGGCATCGGCTGCGCCGTTGGTCTGGGCAACGTCTGGAGGTTCCCTTATCTCTGTTACAGGAGTGGAGGAGGTGAGACAGCAAACTGGAAACACAATTATGAAACTGTTCCATCCTCTGCTCtttaacattgacttttttctatgtGAATtcggaattgatcacaaagaAATTGACTGTGATAGTAACTGTGACTGAAATCAGTGAAACTGTTTAATTACTCTCAAATGCTTATGAAATGAAGGGTACAAGCCTATGTGATACATTTAACGCTGCAACAGCTGCACGTGCAATTGGGGCTGGAGTAATAAAGATATGACATTTTATGGAGTGATACATCAAGTGACTCTCATGCATGATATAAGGAAAACAATGCACGTGTAGAATGACTCAGGGAAGTTAAAGAGTAAAGGATTTTAAGAAATCCTTTAGATTTCTTAGAGCTACAATGTGTGTGATGATCAACCCACTGACACCTCTTGCCAGGTGCTTTTCTGCTGCCGTACCTGTTCATGCTGCTGGTGTTGGGGATCCCTCTGCTCTACATGGAGCTGATCGTGGGCCAGTACACCAGGAGAGGGCCCGTTCACGCTCTGGCCAGTCTTTGCCCCTTGTTAAAAGGTACTTTTCCTACTGTTTAATGCTCACCAAAGGCCATCTTGAACAACAAATGTTTGTTGGATGGTGGAAAACATAAGACCttcttaatgttattttttgcATGACCCCAGGTGTGGGCGTTGCATCAGTGGCCATCTCCTTCATCATGTGCATCTACTACAATGTGGTCATCACCTGGGCCCTGTATTATCTGTTCAGCTCCTTCCAGGCTCCACTACCGTGGCAGAACTGCAACAACACCTGGAACACACCAAACTGCACCGCTCATGCCACCAACCATAGCTACTCCTCCACAGCGAGCCAAGAGTTCTTCCAGTACGTTTCAGAACTTGGGAATAACAGATGCTCGGTTCTCTGTATGTTAAATGAGATCatgtaaataagtaaataagacAATGATTCATTCACGGTCGGATTACTGAAAACAAACTCTTGGCTGCAGGGTGACTGGGCTTCTTACACACGTTCAACTCTGGTAAATATCAGAagagttaaaataataataataataatgatgataatagttttcaaattattttgaaaTGAGACATGAcatatatttgtaaatatagaCCTTCAGAGACATGTGAGGGATTTAAGAGAAAATTAATTCAGTGATAAGAAGAATGTCGAGATAAGATATCTTGTGGAAGCATGTCAAATATATTACATGAGTTTCAACTTTTCCCTTCATTCTCAGTGGGGAAAAACTTTTTAGGCCCTAGCATTGTCGTTAGTTTGGGATTGAGTCTAATGAACTGGAGTTCATCTATGCAGCTGAGGGCTGCATATATCAACTTGGTTTCTCTTTGCATGTGGTTTGCTGTTCTGTCAGCAGCGTGAAACCTCACGTTTTTACATTTACTCATTAAcctgttgtacatttttttaaactctggGTTTGAAACCAAAACTGCCAGTATGTTTTAagtaataaagtaaataaactgTAGAGGTTGGCTCGTGAACCAAAGACTAAAATGGATTTAACTaacatgcttcttttttttaactttaatttgATACAGATGTGAATTCATCAAACACGGTTTGTGAACTCAATGTTTTAAGGATCTTATTTATGTAGTCATTTGCACTTTTACATGGAAAAGTAAATCTTTTGAAGTTGCTCTAATTTATTTGGGCTgatgataaaaatatatttttaacctTAAAATTCTCCTCACTTTCTTGTTTAAAACAAAAGGATAGGTTATAGTTTTTGGTCATTAGATCACTTGTGCAGACATCATCAATCTTTTTTGAATTTTAATCATTTGGGGATTATATTTTATTGCCAGTCCTTATAGTTGTTGAGATgctattattactatatttcgCACTCTTTTATCCACGTGAGCATGACCCAGTCAAAACACTGGCAATTGTCTTGATTTTCCACTTGTGAGTCATTTTTGTAGAACAATGAACACTAATTTATCTGGAGATGTTTTTACAGTCCTTAAAATATTGACACACAGCTGCAGTTGCTTCTCTAAGACAGTTGCTTATATATTTCCCTTttggcattgtattaaaacccACCTGAaggctccagaccagcaaataaccaaaacatctgcttttgtaGACGTTTTCACACATGCTAGTGAGCAATTCATCAAGAATTGATTGGCAGCACATGGCTGCAACTTTCCTCTGAAAACctattaaatgtaaaaaaaaaaaaaaaccagatgGCACAGTGAAAATGGTTAGATGTTGTTATTCATATGAGGCTGTGTATGCCTAATACAAAGATTCATTACGATCAAAGTATCTTTAACTTGGGCACTAATCTCAGCCCCAACTCAACAATGAgagacaccacttttatgatttcCTGTAATATGGCTCCAGTGTGTAGTTTACAGCACAAGGAAAGACGATAATGTGTTCATTATATCAGATTGATGATAAAGGTTACTGTGTTAAAGTAtgaattttctgtttcttttattttgctaTCTTTATAGATATAAGATGCTTGAGCAGACCAGCGGAGTCGAGGAAGCAGGAACGGTGCGGTGGGAGCTTTTCCTGATCCTCATCCTGGCTTGGACCCTCATTTACTTTTGCATTTTTAAGGGCGTGAAATCTACAGGGAAGGTGAATGAAAACAGAGGGCAATACAGGAACTGACCGGCCCACAACACGTTCATCTCACACCGTTTTATCTGTGTGCAGGTGGTGTACTTCACTGCGTTGTTCCCGTATGTCATTCTAATTGCACTGCTGATCAATAATGTGCAGCTTCCTGGTGCCATGAACGGAATAAGCTTCTTCATTGTGCCAGAGTGGGACAAGCTGCTCTCGGTGGAGGtaagagaggagagaggaagtgGAGATAACGGTACTGTTCTAGTGCAGGAGCATAGTCAGCCCAGCTAGTTCTGCAGCTGGTGTTGTTAGTACTGGTGCTGTGTTGCAGGTGTGGGTGAACGCTGCAGCTCAAATCTTCAACTCCATTGGGATTGGATTTGGATCTCTCCTCGCCATGTCCAGCTATAACTCCTTCAACAACAACGTCCTGAAGTAATGGTCCAAACATCCCAATCGATTCAATGTTCTTTACTCTGCagtcattgtttttaattaaactgaactgaatCATACTGTATTAGGAAATAAATATGGTTGCAGTTGCAATAGAGAATGAATAcatagaattaaaaaaacaaagaaatttgACCAACAGCAAGAAATATCAAAGTGGAGCAGAGAAAGGGAGAAACGGAGAAAGGGAGAGGGGAGAGACGCTTCGTCGAAATGGCAAGAGATCACCATAAATGCTTTCCAGTGTTGTGTTTGGTTGAAAAGAACATTCCCATCTGTCATGACAGATGTTGATAAGTGCCAGAGTAGTCAACAAActgcaagaaaagaaaaaggtttcAAAAATCACCTCATTAACAGGAAGAAAAAGCTCAGTATAAAATATCACACTAACTTGGCCTGTGGTGCCATTTTGGAACTATGTTGATGTTTGGGAGGGTCAGAAAGTAAAGTGGCATCTTGTCTCCCCACAGGGACACCCTGACTATAGCCATAATCAACTCCGCCACCAGCATTTTGGCAGGATTCGTCATTTTCTCTGCCTTTGGATACATGTCTCATCTGCAGAACATTCCTATAAACCATCTAGCCGTGGatggtaagaaaacaaaaacaagggaTACTTGCAGAAAACTGCAGCAATTTCAAGTTTATAAACAGTTTCCTTGTCGGACAAGCCTCCAGGTAATTTCTGAATGTATTTAATTGTTCTACAACAAGGTGCAACAAAGCCGCAGTTCAATGAAATATAAGTGGTGATGAGAGCAAGTAACCAAGATGACATACAACTCAGGACCAACACCTGTTTGCTCGCATGTAGGTCCTGGACTTGTTTACATTGTTTACCCACAAGCCTTTGCCAACATGCCAGTGTCTCAACTCTGggctgtgatgttttttttcatgctgCTTTGCCTCGGACTGGACAGTGAGGTAACTAGATATTAAGGAGAACTCAAAACACGACAAAACCGAAGCTGCGGCACGACTCAGGAGCTCTGTCTTTTCTTGGCAGTTTGCGATGGCTGAGGTGATGGTGACCAGTCTCATGGATGAATACTACCAATATCTGATCAAAGTTTTCAAGCGGAAGGAGCTCTTTGTTCTTGCAATTTGCATTGTGGCCCTCCTGTTGGGGATCCCT encodes:
- the si:ch211-283g2.1 gene encoding sodium- and chloride-dependent GABA transporter ine is translated as MEFGSRQAAAMAQEPGMDQQLKRPTWSKQIEFTLAGIGCAVGLGNVWRFPYLCYRSGGGAFLLPYLFMLLVLGIPLLYMELIVGQYTRRGPVHALASLCPLLKGVGVASVAISFIMCIYYNVVITWALYYLFSSFQAPLPWQNCNNTWNTPNCTAHATNHSYSSTASQEFFQYKMLEQTSGVEEAGTVRWELFLILILAWTLIYFCIFKGVKSTGKVVYFTALFPYVILIALLINNVQLPGAMNGISFFIVPEWDKLLSVEVWVNAAAQIFNSIGIGFGSLLAMSSYNSFNNNVLKDTLTIAIINSATSILAGFVIFSAFGYMSHLQNIPINHLAVDGPGLVYIVYPQAFANMPVSQLWAVMFFFMLLCLGLDSEFAMAEVMVTSLMDEYYQYLIKVFKRKELFVLAICIVALLLGIPCVMQVGIYVFQLMDHYTAIVSIIFLALFEVIALCWCYGVKRLSDNVTEMTGKGANIFFKFCWLIVAPVLITVILIFSIIQFKPARYEDYVFPPWAQGVGWVIALASIIWIPLGAIHTLLVLPGSLTQKLKLSITPYALNEKSKMPYYERGGTYPTVPTISSNFNQLEKPPIETNF